One window of bacterium genomic DNA carries:
- a CDS encoding Crp/Fnr family transcriptional regulator, whose amino-acid sequence MRRAGQPGPKGAQQDRLSAQLGSSPLFKGLTGGQVRAVAATAHHRTVEPHGVFFRQGDPAAWIFVLLAGEVKLAEVHPDGQEVIHRMIWPGEVFGGIAAWGETVYPVSAEAMQSSDALAWEGPAMMRLLERYPSVAVNALHLMIARVHELQNRVSELTTERVEQRVARTLRRLAAHVGRPIERGTLIDLPLSRQDVAEMTGTTLYTASRIISRWEALGVVEAGRERIVIVRPEQLEAITGVAAAKPEKPEAE is encoded by the coding sequence ATGCGACGCGCCGGTCAGCCCGGACCGAAAGGGGCGCAGCAGGACCGCCTGAGCGCGCAGCTCGGGTCCTCGCCCCTGTTCAAAGGCCTGACCGGCGGGCAGGTCCGGGCCGTCGCCGCGACCGCGCACCACCGGACCGTCGAGCCGCACGGAGTGTTCTTCCGGCAGGGCGACCCGGCGGCGTGGATCTTTGTGCTGCTGGCGGGTGAAGTCAAGCTGGCCGAGGTCCATCCCGACGGCCAGGAAGTCATCCATCGCATGATCTGGCCGGGCGAGGTCTTCGGCGGCATCGCGGCGTGGGGGGAGACGGTCTATCCCGTGTCCGCCGAGGCGATGCAGTCGAGCGACGCCCTCGCCTGGGAGGGCCCCGCGATGATGCGCCTGCTCGAGCGGTACCCCTCGGTCGCGGTGAACGCTCTGCATCTCATGATCGCGCGTGTCCACGAACTGCAGAACCGCGTGTCGGAACTGACCACGGAGCGGGTGGAGCAGCGCGTGGCGCGGACGCTCCGCCGGCTGGCGGCGCACGTCGGCCGGCCCATCGAGCGGGGGACGCTCATCGACCTGCCGCTGTCGCGGCAGGACGTCGCGGAGATGACGGGCACGACGTTGTACACGGCGAGCCGCATCATCAGCCGCTGGGAGGCGCTCGGCGTGGTGGAGGCCGGCCGGGAACGCATTGTCATCGTGCGGCCCGAGCAGCTGGAGGCCATCACCGGAGTTGCGGCGGCGAAGCCGGAGAAGCCCGAGGCGGAGTA